One genomic window of Deinococcus misasensis DSM 22328 includes the following:
- a CDS encoding PBSX family phage terminase large subunit, which translates to MWTPIAGPPEDSIWESTGRYNIWDGPVRSGKTVHSLIRWLEFVITAPRGDLWMIGKTLGALERNILAPLREFTGGLFDYSTSAGKAWFAGREIYILGASNKDAEGRIRGSTAAGIYGDEVTLWPAEVFKQCGLRLSVRGAKFFITTNPDGPFHWLKTEYIDKMASLNLRRFTWPISANTTLDPDYIKALEAEYVGLWYKRFILGLWVAAEGAIFDFFDEALHTTLNLPEPDYQYVAIDYGTSNATVFGLFGALRNPTGIVDASGRYATPQVWLADEYHHSGRDTGRQKTDAEYADDFEAWLAGRKIDHIYLDPSAASFRVELIKRGYRVLDAKNDVINGIRFHAQCLHTGRYMVARHCRNVIREYSAYLWDPKAQARGEDKPLKVHDHGMDMSRYGLYSEFGIEKVKLNLTGMQVIGGTQTSLWK; encoded by the coding sequence ATGTGGACGCCAATCGCTGGCCCTCCAGAGGACAGCATCTGGGAGTCCACCGGGCGTTACAACATCTGGGATGGACCAGTCCGCTCAGGCAAAACCGTCCACTCCCTGATCCGCTGGCTGGAATTCGTGATCACCGCCCCCAGAGGCGACCTGTGGATGATCGGCAAGACCCTCGGAGCTCTCGAAAGGAACATCCTTGCGCCCCTGCGGGAGTTCACGGGTGGCCTGTTCGACTACAGCACCAGCGCAGGCAAAGCGTGGTTCGCAGGCCGGGAAATCTACATCCTCGGGGCCAGCAACAAAGACGCAGAAGGCCGGATCCGCGGGAGCACAGCAGCAGGGATTTACGGCGATGAGGTTACCCTCTGGCCCGCTGAGGTCTTCAAGCAGTGCGGTCTCCGCCTTTCCGTCAGGGGCGCAAAGTTCTTCATCACCACCAACCCGGACGGCCCGTTCCACTGGCTGAAAACCGAGTACATCGACAAGATGGCCAGCCTGAACCTCCGGCGTTTCACGTGGCCCATCAGCGCAAACACCACCCTCGACCCCGACTACATCAAAGCCCTCGAAGCCGAGTACGTGGGCCTCTGGTACAAGCGGTTCATCCTCGGCCTCTGGGTGGCAGCGGAAGGCGCCATCTTCGATTTTTTCGACGAGGCCCTGCACACCACCCTCAACCTTCCAGAGCCCGACTACCAGTACGTCGCCATCGATTACGGCACCAGCAACGCCACGGTGTTCGGCCTGTTCGGAGCGTTACGCAACCCCACCGGGATTGTGGATGCCAGCGGGCGTTACGCCACCCCCCAGGTGTGGCTGGCCGATGAGTACCACCACTCTGGCCGGGACACTGGACGCCAGAAGACCGATGCCGAGTACGCCGATGACTTCGAGGCGTGGCTGGCCGGGCGGAAGATCGACCACATTTACCTTGACCCGAGTGCCGCCAGTTTCAGGGTGGAGCTCATCAAACGCGGGTACAGGGTGCTGGATGCGAAGAACGATGTGATCAACGGCATCCGGTTCCACGCCCAGTGCCTGCACACCGGACGCTACATGGTTGCCCGTCACTGCCGGAATGTCATCCGGGAGTACAGTGCTTACCTCTGGGACCCCAAAGCTCAAGCCCGAGGCGAGGACAAGCCTTTGAAGGTGCACGATCACGGCATGGACATGAGCCGGTACGGTCTGTACAGCGAATTCGGCATTGAGAAAGTGAAACTCAACCTCACTGGGATGCAGGTCATTGGGGGAACCCAGACCAGCCTCTGGAAGTGA
- a CDS encoding terminase small subunit has translation MAPQKPPTNTKRGKTKTPPTQKKPPKTPRTLTNMQERFCDEYMVDLNATKAAIRAGYSPKSAHVIAHDLLKNPLVAQHITTLKRKKAQKNEITAQRVIEELAAIAFSSTRDLGVWDADGLTPYPSSILTRDEAASVKRVKMKKTISQVSELVTDTTIEIEIQQHDKLAALDKLAKHFGIYKEAGDDGKNSGLLQLAQLMAQKRAEHEAKKQPGDES, from the coding sequence ATGGCCCCGCAAAAACCCCCCACCAACACCAAACGGGGCAAAACCAAAACACCCCCCACCCAAAAAAAACCACCCAAAACACCCAGAACCCTCACCAACATGCAAGAACGCTTCTGCGACGAATACATGGTGGACCTCAACGCAACCAAAGCCGCCATCCGCGCAGGCTACAGCCCCAAAAGCGCCCACGTCATCGCCCACGACCTCCTTAAAAATCCCTTAGTCGCACAACACATCACCACCCTCAAACGCAAAAAGGCACAAAAAAACGAAATCACCGCCCAACGCGTCATCGAAGAACTCGCAGCCATCGCCTTCAGCAGCACCCGAGACCTCGGCGTATGGGACGCAGACGGACTCACCCCCTACCCCTCCAGCATCCTCACCCGAGACGAAGCCGCCAGCGTCAAACGCGTCAAAATGAAGAAGACCATCAGCCAGGTCTCCGAACTGGTCACGGACACCACCATCGAAATCGAAATCCAGCAGCACGACAAACTCGCTGCCCTCGACAAACTCGCCAAGCACTTCGGCATCTACAAAGAAGCTGGCGACGATGGCAAGAACTCCGGCCTGCTGCAACTCGCCCAGCTCATGGCCCAGAAGCGCGCAGAGCACGAGGCAAAAAAACAACCTGGGGATGAAAGCTGA
- a CDS encoding YgjP-like metallopeptidase domain-containing protein translates to MQETLTVGNIHFTLIRCARKTLAINVENDGSVNVRAPEGAPEHLILKAIADRHDSLWETVQKHQQGLRPVVFENARSVRHRGENWRLRLEDRTDVLFVRDGHWIHVPASDSRRHLIEAFTQRIREHLQGPMEDTARELRFPLTGVQVRDVTGWVKVSRRGLVSVDWRAAMLAPFALRYLLAVAACKASGKQADLWRLCPDARNAVTWLKEHGRSCDLHEIP, encoded by the coding sequence ATGCAAGAAACACTGACCGTTGGCAACATCCACTTCACCCTGATTCGCTGCGCCAGAAAAACGCTGGCCATCAACGTCGAGAATGACGGGAGCGTGAACGTCCGGGCACCAGAGGGGGCACCAGAGCACCTGATCCTGAAGGCAATAGCTGACCGGCATGACTCCCTCTGGGAGACCGTGCAAAAACACCAGCAGGGGTTGAGGCCCGTGGTGTTCGAGAATGCCCGCAGTGTCCGGCACCGGGGTGAGAACTGGCGTCTCCGGTTGGAGGACCGGACGGATGTGCTTTTCGTGCGGGATGGGCACTGGATTCACGTTCCGGCCAGTGACTCCAGAAGGCACCTGATTGAGGCGTTTACCCAGCGGATCCGGGAGCACCTGCAAGGCCCGATGGAGGACACCGCCAGAGAGTTGCGTTTTCCCCTGACTGGCGTGCAGGTGAGGGACGTGACGGGGTGGGTGAAGGTCAGCAGGCGCGGTCTGGTTTCCGTGGACTGGCGTGCTGCGATGCTCGCACCTTTCGCCCTGCGGTACCTGCTGGCTGTCGCTGCCTGCAAGGCCAGTGGGAAGCAGGCGGACCTCTGGAGGTTATGCCCGGATGCCCGGAATGCCGTGACGTGGTTGAAGGAGCACGGCAGGTCGTGTGACCTCCATGAAATCCCTTAG